One Bacillota bacterium genomic window carries:
- a CDS encoding 2-oxoacid:acceptor oxidoreductase family protein → MRVEVRLAGEGGQGLILAGIILAEAAAIHDGLNAVQSQSYGPESRGGASKAEVVIDDGDIDYPKVSRPDVLLVMTQEAFDRYSSDVKPGGLLVVDSGGVPDTGCATCSAYCVPITALAREKVGKAITANIVALGLLVGLSGVVSRDALTTAVLDRVPKGTADVNLKALEVGFATAGSLEGPQERGGR, encoded by the coding sequence ATGCGCGTGGAGGTCAGGCTGGCCGGTGAGGGTGGCCAGGGGTTGATCCTGGCCGGCATCATCCTGGCTGAGGCGGCCGCAATACATGATGGGCTCAACGCTGTGCAGAGCCAGTCTTACGGCCCGGAATCAAGGGGAGGCGCCAGCAAGGCAGAGGTGGTCATCGATGACGGTGACATAGACTATCCCAAGGTCTCCAGGCCTGACGTCCTGCTGGTCATGACCCAGGAGGCCTTCGATCGATACTCCTCGGACGTGAAACCCGGCGGCCTCCTGGTGGTGGACTCCGGTGGGGTTCCGGACACCGGTTGTGCCACGTGTAGTGCCTATTGTGTGCCCATAACGGCCTTGGCCCGGGAAAAGGTCGGCAAGGCCATTACCGCCAACATAGTGGCTCTTGGGCTTCTTGTGGGGCTTTCCGGCGTCGTCTCCAGGGATGCCCTGACCACTGCTGTTCTGGACAGGGTGCCCAAGGGGACCGCCGACGTGAACCTGAAGGCCCTAGAGGTGGGTTTCGCCACTGCAGGATCCCTGGAGGGGCCTCAGGAACGAGGGGGTAGGTAG
- a CDS encoding 2-oxoacid:ferredoxin oxidoreductase subunit beta: protein MSAIAEKYLRQRLLPHIWCPGCGHGILLGAILRAIEKVGIDRDKTVMVSGIGCSSRATGYMDFDTLHTTHGRALAFATGIKIARPDLKVVVVTGDGDAAAIGGNHLIHACRRNVDITTVCFNNNVYGMTSGQHSPLTPFGHMATTAPYGNVDHPFDLCDLVAAAGATFVARGTAYHVTQLVDLIALALENKGFSFVEAYSQCPTYYGRRNKLGSAVDMLEWYKKNSVPVKAAATKDPQELKGKIVTGVLKKAPREEFTEEYQRVIDTAMARLKGGRS from the coding sequence ATGAGTGCTATTGCCGAGAAGTACCTGAGGCAGCGTCTCTTGCCCCATATCTGGTGCCCGGGCTGTGGTCACGGCATACTCCTGGGCGCAATCTTGAGGGCCATCGAAAAGGTGGGAATTGACAGGGACAAGACGGTGATGGTCTCCGGGATCGGCTGTTCTTCCAGGGCCACGGGGTACATGGATTTCGATACCCTGCACACAACCCATGGCCGGGCCCTGGCCTTTGCCACAGGGATCAAGATTGCCCGGCCTGATCTCAAGGTGGTGGTGGTCACCGGGGACGGGGACGCCGCTGCCATCGGGGGAAACCACCTGATCCACGCCTGCAGGCGGAATGTGGACATCACCACAGTGTGCTTCAACAATAATGTCTACGGGATGACCAGCGGCCAGCACTCGCCCCTTACGCCATTTGGGCACATGGCCACGACGGCTCCCTACGGTAATGTGGATCATCCCTTTGACCTGTGTGACCTTGTGGCTGCGGCGGGGGCTACCTTTGTGGCCAGGGGTACCGCCTATCACGTGACACAGCTGGTGGACCTCATAGCCCTGGCCCTGGAGAACAAGGGGTTCAGCTTTGTTGAGGCCTATTCCCAGTGCCCAACCTACTACGGCCGGAGGAACAAGCTAGGGTCTGCCGTGGATATGCTCGAGTGGTACAAGAAGAATTCGGTCCCCGTGAAGGCCGCGGCAACCAAGGACCCCCAGGAGCTTAAAGGAAAGATCGTCACGGGCGTGCTGAAGAAGGCTCCCAGGGAGGAATTCACCGAGGAATACCAGCGGGTCATCGACACTGCCATGGCTCGCCTGAAGGGGGGTCGTTCCTGA
- a CDS encoding 2-oxoacid:acceptor oxidoreductase subunit alpha, which produces MSEGKVVLLQGNEACAEAAIRAGVRFFAGYPITPSTEIAETLALRLPQVGGKFVQMEDEIASMAAVIGASLAGVKSMTATSGPGFSLKQENLGYAALAEVPCVVVNVQRVGPSTGLPTCPAQGDVMQARWGTHGDHPTVVYCPSSVQEAYHFTIDAVNASETLRTPTILLMDEVIGHMREKMVIPEKVTILERPGPDVEPGEYRPYDVSRSDVPPMAAFGAGYRFHVTGLYHGEDGFPIDRGPKAAQLLARVCQKVERRRAQLASVWSESCDDCEVAVVAYGSPVRVALRAVRMARAQGIKAGLVKLGILWPFPEEAIRDLAGRVKAILVPEMNLGQIVIEVDRASKGQCRVEGLSRVDGELFTPPEVLEAVRRVAP; this is translated from the coding sequence ATGAGTGAAGGCAAGGTTGTTTTATTACAGGGGAATGAGGCCTGCGCCGAGGCCGCCATAAGGGCGGGTGTCCGGTTCTTCGCAGGCTACCCCATCACACCATCGACAGAGATCGCGGAAACGCTCGCCCTTCGCCTCCCCCAAGTGGGAGGCAAGTTCGTGCAGATGGAGGATGAGATAGCCAGCATGGCGGCGGTCATTGGTGCCTCGCTGGCGGGAGTGAAGTCCATGACTGCCACGTCGGGCCCGGGCTTCAGTCTCAAACAGGAGAACCTGGGATATGCTGCCCTGGCGGAGGTGCCCTGTGTGGTGGTGAACGTCCAGAGGGTGGGCCCATCCACGGGGCTGCCGACTTGCCCTGCTCAGGGAGATGTCATGCAGGCCCGCTGGGGCACCCACGGCGACCACCCCACAGTCGTGTACTGCCCGTCTTCCGTACAGGAGGCCTATCACTTCACAATAGACGCGGTGAATGCCTCGGAGACCCTCAGGACTCCCACCATCCTCTTGATGGATGAGGTCATTGGCCACATGAGAGAGAAGATGGTGATCCCCGAGAAGGTTACCATACTAGAGAGGCCTGGGCCTGATGTTGAACCCGGGGAGTACAGGCCCTACGATGTTTCGCGCTCCGATGTGCCCCCAATGGCTGCCTTCGGCGCGGGCTACCGGTTCCACGTTACCGGCCTTTATCACGGGGAGGACGGGTTTCCCATCGACAGGGGCCCCAAGGCCGCCCAGTTGCTGGCCAGGGTGTGCCAGAAGGTGGAGAGGCGCAGGGCCCAGCTGGCATCGGTGTGGTCAGAGTCCTGCGATGACTGCGAGGTTGCCGTGGTGGCATACGGTTCTCCGGTGAGGGTCGCGCTACGTGCGGTAAGGATGGCCAGGGCCCAGGGCATCAAGGCAGGCCTAGTGAAACTGGGGATCCTGTGGCCATTCCCGGAAGAGGCCATCCGGGACCTGGCGGGACGGGTCAAGGCCATCCTGGTACCGGAGATGAACCTGGGCCAGATAGTCATTGAGGTAGACAGGGCCTCCAAGGGACAATGCAGGGTTGAGGGATTGTCCCGGGTTGACGGGGAGCTCTTCACTCCACCGGAGGTACTTGAGGCTGTGAGGAGGGTTGCCCCATGA
- a CDS encoding 4Fe-4S dicluster domain-containing protein, producing the protein MKTAEKKHKVIINSKWCKGCGICIAFCPKAVLGEGDAGKAVVIDPEACTGCRLCELRCPDFAIVLDEGETDE; encoded by the coding sequence TTGAAGACCGCCGAGAAGAAGCACAAGGTGATCATCAATTCGAAGTGGTGCAAAGGCTGCGGGATCTGCATAGCCTTCTGTCCCAAGGCTGTACTGGGGGAGGGGGATGCCGGCAAGGCTGTGGTGATTGACCCGGAGGCCTGCACCGGCTGTCGCCTGTGCGAGCTTCGCTGCCCCGATTTCGCCATCGTCCTTGACGAAGGTGAGACTGATGAGTGA